One segment of Paenibacillus antri DNA contains the following:
- a CDS encoding ABC transporter permease, producing the protein MGLLLLRFLYRKMWNTRWLTISTLIGLIVAVAFTTSIPMYSDGALKRVVSSSLKENSEGFPAGSLLMRYQATGSDKADLDAFADVKRFIEEDVPARVGFPFATYVQAVSIRGAQLAVVDPSTVDPSKRRQMTLTAMSDFGEHAELVNGALPSAEIKNGVIEAVVLEEGAFRNSFRVGDEFYYPAFGGNEQLRVKVVGAYVPKDDTSPYWYQGLEGLVNTLVVDESLMMNELLQKRGLPINLATWYYAFDLREIQTSDLSPLSSSLSRLDIELYQHLQGTQVDLSFRDMLQDFRSQSLQLQLLLFTLAAPMIAMVFYYISMNAKQALDRQRSDIAVLRSRGAGTKQIIWMYLLEGFILGGIALVVGPMLGWFMAKSIGSASGFLTFVDRQSIPVGFGTDAMLYGIAAVLIAVISTVIPAIQSARSSIVGLKQQMARANKAPAWQRYFLDVALIGVVGYGWYLFKERQMISMQTGLTTDQLQVQPTLFFVPALAIFSIGLLCLRLFPLILKLFNWLGRSYLPVPLYLTLTQLSRSSKSYYPLMLLLILTLGLGVYNSAAARTIDLNSTERTLYQYGTDVVVQTVWEGFVESSGPPPGSQNPGGQPVGQPGGQPGGQPGGQPGGQPGGQPGGGAPPPQQVFYIEPPFQVFEELPGVEHAARVLQTKGSVVISGKSIGTGTIMGIDNDKFAEVAWWRNDLYPAHPFLYLDLMGDFEQALIIPQNVADKYQLKPGDLASISISGQLIEFVIVGTLPYWPSQYPDVTPFFIANLEYIYDQVPIIPYEVWLKMEPDARVTPIVEALQGKGIDLASVKDVRNELIVQQKHPARGGVFGILSLGFLVSVIISLIGYILYWFFNLSSRVVQFGVLRAMGLSRRGLTGMLFLEQAFTAGLSIALGLTIGRVASLLFLPFLQTTESAASQVPPFRVVFEAGDTYQLYGVVLVMVALGAGLLLTHIRRLRVHQAVKLGEER; encoded by the coding sequence ATGGGACTCCTTCTATTACGGTTTCTTTACCGTAAGATGTGGAACACCCGCTGGCTGACGATCTCGACCTTGATCGGCTTGATCGTGGCGGTGGCTTTCACGACCAGCATTCCGATGTATTCGGACGGCGCCTTGAAGCGGGTCGTCTCGTCGTCGCTGAAGGAAAACAGCGAAGGCTTCCCCGCCGGCTCGCTGCTCATGCGCTATCAAGCGACGGGCAGCGACAAGGCGGATCTGGACGCGTTCGCGGACGTGAAGCGGTTCATCGAGGAAGACGTCCCGGCGCGCGTCGGCTTCCCGTTCGCGACTTACGTGCAGGCGGTCTCGATTCGCGGCGCGCAGCTCGCGGTCGTCGACCCGAGTACGGTAGACCCGAGCAAGCGGCGCCAGATGACGTTAACGGCGATGAGCGACTTCGGGGAGCATGCCGAGCTCGTGAACGGCGCGTTGCCGTCCGCGGAAATCAAGAACGGCGTCATCGAGGCGGTCGTGCTCGAGGAAGGCGCGTTCCGCAACTCGTTCCGCGTCGGCGACGAATTTTATTACCCGGCGTTCGGCGGGAACGAGCAGCTGCGGGTGAAGGTCGTCGGCGCGTACGTGCCGAAGGACGACACAAGCCCGTACTGGTATCAAGGGCTCGAAGGACTCGTCAACACGCTCGTCGTCGACGAATCGCTCATGATGAACGAGCTGCTGCAGAAGCGGGGGCTTCCGATCAATCTGGCGACTTGGTATTACGCCTTCGACCTTCGGGAGATTCAGACGAGCGACTTGTCGCCGCTGTCGTCCTCGCTGTCGCGGCTCGACATCGAACTGTACCAGCATCTGCAAGGGACGCAGGTCGACTTGTCGTTCCGCGACATGCTGCAGGACTTCCGCTCGCAGAGCCTGCAGCTGCAGCTGCTGCTCTTCACGCTGGCGGCGCCGATGATCGCGATGGTGTTCTATTACATCTCGATGAACGCCAAGCAGGCGCTCGACCGGCAGCGGAGCGACATCGCGGTGCTGCGCAGCCGCGGCGCCGGAACGAAGCAAATTATTTGGATGTACTTATTGGAAGGCTTCATCTTGGGCGGCATCGCGCTCGTCGTCGGCCCGATGCTCGGCTGGTTCATGGCGAAGAGCATCGGCTCGGCCAGCGGCTTCCTGACGTTCGTCGACCGCCAGTCGATTCCGGTCGGCTTCGGCACGGACGCCATGCTGTACGGTATTGCGGCGGTGCTGATCGCGGTCATCTCGACCGTCATTCCGGCGATTCAATCCGCGCGGTCGTCGATCGTCGGATTGAAGCAGCAGATGGCCAGGGCGAACAAGGCGCCGGCGTGGCAGCGATACTTCCTGGACGTCGCCTTGATCGGCGTCGTCGGCTACGGCTGGTATTTGTTCAAGGAACGCCAGATGATTTCGATGCAAACCGGGTTGACGACGGATCAACTGCAGGTGCAGCCGACGCTGTTTTTCGTGCCGGCGCTTGCGATTTTCTCGATCGGGCTGTTATGCTTACGACTGTTCCCGTTGATCTTGAAGCTGTTCAATTGGCTCGGGCGATCGTATTTGCCCGTTCCGCTCTATTTGACGCTGACGCAATTATCCCGTTCTTCGAAGTCGTATTATCCGTTGATGCTGCTGCTCATCTTGACGCTCGGCCTCGGCGTGTACAACTCCGCCGCGGCGCGGACGATCGACCTGAACTCGACGGAACGGACGCTGTACCAATACGGTACCGACGTCGTCGTCCAGACCGTGTGGGAAGGCTTCGTCGAATCGAGCGGACCGCCGCCGGGCTCGCAAAACCCGGGCGGCCAACCCGTAGGACAGCCTGGAGGTCAACCGGGCGGTCAGCCCGGAGGCCAACCCGGCGGGCAGCCGGGCGGACAGCCGGGAGGCGGGGCGCCTCCTCCGCAGCAGGTGTTCTACATCGAACCGCCGTTCCAGGTGTTCGAGGAGCTGCCGGGCGTGGAGCACGCCGCTCGCGTCCTTCAGACGAAGGGCAGCGTCGTCATCTCCGGCAAGTCGATCGGCACCGGTACGATCATGGGCATCGACAACGACAAATTCGCCGAGGTCGCATGGTGGCGGAACGATCTGTATCCGGCGCACCCGTTCTTGTACCTGGATCTGATGGGCGATTTCGAGCAAGCGTTGATCATTCCGCAGAACGTCGCGGATAAATATCAATTGAAGCCCGGCGATTTGGCGTCGATCAGCATCTCGGGCCAGCTCATCGAATTCGTCATCGTCGGGACGCTGCCGTATTGGCCGTCGCAGTACCCCGACGTCACGCCGTTCTTCATCGCCAACCTCGAGTACATCTACGATCAGGTGCCGATCATTCCGTACGAGGTGTGGCTGAAGATGGAGCCGGACGCGCGGGTGACTCCGATCGTCGAAGCGCTGCAGGGGAAGGGCATCGATCTCGCGTCCGTGAAGGACGTGCGGAACGAGCTGATCGTGCAGCAGAAGCATCCGGCGCGGGGCGGCGTTTTCGGAATACTGAGTTTGGGCTTCTTGGTTTCGGTCATCATCTCGTTAATCGGATACATTCTGTATTGGTTCTTTAATTTATCGAGCCGCGTCGTGCAATTCGGCGTGCTGCGTGCGATGGGGCTGTCGCGTCGAGGGTTGACCGGCATGCTGTTCCTGGAGCAGGCGTTCACCGCGGGTCTCTCGATCGCGCTCGGCCTGACGATCGGCCGCGTCGCGAGCCTCTTGTTCCTGCCGTTCCTGCAGACGACGGAGAGCGCGGCGAGTCAAGTGCCGCCGTTCCGCGTCGTCTTCGAGGCGGGGGACACGTACCAGCTGTACGGCGTCGTCCTCGTCATGGTCGCGCTCGGCGCGGGCCTCCTGCTGACGCATATCCGCAGGCTGCGGGTGCACCAAGCGGTGAAACTCGGAGAGGAGCGGTAA
- a CDS encoding phosphatidylglycerophosphatase A family protein, producing the protein MGKSVHSRAVREAVLRKLEQRGVRLEDIAEIVMEMQRPYHPHLTMEACLDSVAAVLEKREMQHALLVGIEMDVLAEQGKLSEPLQSLVASDEGLFGCDETLALGSVFGYGSIAVTTFGHLDKHKIGIIKRLDTKIGKGVHTFLDDLVASVAASAAGRIAHRARDEEERLSDAIAAAGSEESA; encoded by the coding sequence ATGGGGAAGAGCGTTCATAGCCGGGCCGTTCGCGAAGCGGTGCTGCGGAAGTTGGAGCAGCGCGGCGTACGGTTGGAAGATATCGCGGAGATCGTCATGGAGATGCAGCGTCCGTATCATCCGCACCTGACGATGGAGGCTTGTCTCGACAGCGTGGCGGCGGTATTGGAGAAGCGGGAGATGCAGCATGCGCTGCTCGTCGGCATCGAGATGGACGTGCTCGCGGAGCAGGGGAAGCTGTCCGAGCCGCTGCAATCGCTCGTGGCGTCGGACGAAGGGTTGTTCGGCTGCGACGAGACGTTGGCGCTCGGATCCGTGTTCGGATACGGCAGCATCGCGGTCACGACGTTCGGCCATCTCGATAAGCATAAGATCGGTATCATCAAGCGGCTCGACACGAAGATCGGCAAGGGCGTCCACACGTTCCTCGACGATCTGGTCGCCAGCGTAGCGGCTTCCGCCGCGGGGCGCATCGCGCACCGGGCGAGAGACGAGGAGGAGCGGCTTTCGGACGCGATCGCTGCGGCCGGCTCCGAAGAAAGCGCGTAA
- a CDS encoding YsnF/AvaK domain-containing protein encodes MIMRMVLWAIAGAVLGAIAGFALPGVGIGGAVAVGAALGIAASLLSPPRRGTTRPSVESVPEEAESATLRLREERLDIRKERVRTGDVAIRKEVVEEKRTIEVPIRREEVVIERTSARPGEPDGIVTEEIRIPVKEERIDVVKTPVDLEEVVVSTRSVEEIHEIDERVKKEVARVEAIGAANMAGDSVGDEPRA; translated from the coding sequence ATGATCATGCGTATGGTGTTATGGGCAATCGCCGGCGCCGTCTTAGGCGCGATCGCGGGGTTCGCGCTGCCCGGCGTCGGGATCGGCGGCGCCGTCGCGGTCGGAGCCGCGCTCGGCATCGCGGCGAGCTTGCTGTCTCCGCCTCGGCGAGGGACGACCCGTCCGTCGGTCGAATCCGTACCGGAGGAAGCCGAATCGGCGACATTGCGCCTTCGCGAAGAGCGTCTGGACATTCGCAAGGAGCGAGTGCGAACGGGAGACGTCGCGATCCGAAAGGAAGTCGTTGAGGAGAAACGAACGATCGAAGTACCGATCCGACGGGAGGAAGTCGTTATCGAGCGAACGAGCGCCCGCCCCGGCGAACCGGATGGAATCGTGACGGAAGAAATCCGAATCCCCGTGAAGGAGGAGCGGATCGACGTAGTGAAGACGCCCGTCGATCTCGAAGAAGTCGTCGTCTCCACCCGATCCGTCGAAGAAATCCATGAAATCGACGAACGGGTAAAAAAGGAGGTCGCAAGGGTCGAAGCGATCGGAGCGGCGAACATGGCCGGCGATTCGGTCGGCGACGAACCTAGAGCGTGA
- a CDS encoding ABC transporter ATP-binding protein, whose translation MITCEGLVKIYKTDEVEVVALQGLNLTVERGEMMAIIGNSGSGKSTFMNILGGLDRPSAGTVRVGDWDLLKISDEQLVEYKRSTVGFVWQNNARNLLPYLTALENVEMPMMLGGKLDRAYAKQLLEWVGLKERMNNKLHQLSGGEQQRVAIAISLSNRPKLLLADEPTGSVDSATSDRIMDIFRTFNRELGVTIVIVTHDLELAGKVDRVVAIRDGLTSTEFIKRNPELDSAVYNTETVGRRTVKEEHEAYVVIDRAGRLQIPKEYLETLGIGNKASLEFDGEKIVIKAPKSLEGKV comes from the coding sequence ATGATTACGTGCGAAGGACTCGTAAAGATTTACAAGACGGACGAGGTCGAGGTCGTCGCCCTCCAAGGCCTCAACCTGACCGTCGAACGCGGCGAGATGATGGCGATCATCGGCAACTCCGGCAGCGGCAAGTCGACGTTCATGAACATTCTCGGCGGGCTCGACCGTCCGTCGGCGGGTACGGTGAGGGTCGGCGACTGGGATTTGCTGAAGATCAGCGACGAACAGCTCGTGGAGTATAAGCGGAGCACCGTCGGCTTCGTCTGGCAAAACAACGCCCGCAACCTGCTCCCGTACCTGACCGCGCTCGAGAACGTCGAGATGCCGATGATGCTCGGCGGAAAGCTCGACCGCGCGTACGCGAAGCAGCTGCTCGAATGGGTCGGGCTGAAGGAACGGATGAACAACAAGCTGCATCAGCTGTCCGGGGGGGAGCAGCAGCGCGTCGCGATCGCGATCTCGCTGTCGAACCGCCCGAAGCTGCTCCTCGCCGACGAGCCGACGGGCTCCGTCGATTCCGCGACGTCGGATCGGATCATGGACATCTTCCGCACGTTCAATCGGGAGCTCGGCGTCACGATCGTCATCGTCACGCACGACCTGGAGCTGGCGGGCAAGGTGGACCGCGTCGTCGCGATCCGCGACGGATTAACGAGCACAGAATTTATTAAGCGCAACCCTGAGCTCGATTCCGCCGTCTATAATACTGAAACCGTTGGAAGGCGCACGGTGAAGGAAGAGCACGAAGCGTACGTCGTCATCGACCGGGCCGGTCGATTGCAAATTCCCAAAGAATATTTGGAAACGCTCGGAATCGGAAACAAAGCGTCGCTCGAATTCGACGGTGAGAAAATCGTCATTAAAGCACCTAAATCACTGGAGGGAAAAGTATGA
- a CDS encoding ABC transporter substrate-binding protein, producing MKLLSRKSKLTRTVAVSMASVLSLSALAACSQGEAQTDNTERVLRIGTLQGYGDDEWFRSQFTELFEFANPNIKIEIVPAVDSSMYRYSSEPYDPSKQPDPMEELKKMMQGDNPPDLVMMEFNNLSELVNENLLMPLDPLITADKFDTSKIVPTVLDGIKESSPDGKLYALAPLFSSSALFYNKKMFQDAGVAFPTDNMTWDQVFDLGRQLSGGEGENQKYGFSFTTYQGGDSFYEMQMYTQPLQLSYYDQTGDKMAVDSDSWENVWKKIVDLRKQKIIPGPPNWEAQPMKEPGPFDWDNFLSGRTAMAISSYYYINELINANKTAETNDKLDPIDWDVVTLPTHPEAPGIGGQIYLQGMMGINAKAQNDKDAWEFMKFVNGDDWARLKSRSQGTLVSNKEYLQPKEGMSYNIGAFYQLKPAPIQDEMEMYRKYPNIYMVQSIGQQKFQEVLDGKKEVRQALKEWQTEGDAMLQQMREDPNFQGGNWGEPGMPEPLPIDTEAKAEEAATEEAVEVTE from the coding sequence ATGAAGCTTCTTTCGAGGAAATCGAAGCTTACTCGCACGGTGGCCGTCTCGATGGCCTCCGTGCTCAGCCTGTCGGCGCTGGCCGCTTGCTCGCAAGGGGAAGCGCAGACGGACAATACCGAGCGCGTATTGCGAATCGGCACATTGCAAGGCTACGGCGACGACGAATGGTTCCGTTCGCAGTTCACCGAGCTGTTCGAGTTCGCGAATCCGAACATCAAGATCGAGATCGTCCCTGCGGTCGACAGCAGCATGTACCGTTACAGCAGCGAGCCGTACGATCCGTCGAAGCAGCCGGATCCGATGGAAGAGCTGAAGAAGATGATGCAAGGCGATAATCCGCCGGACCTCGTCATGATGGAGTTCAACAACTTGTCCGAGCTCGTGAACGAAAACTTGCTCATGCCGCTCGACCCGCTCATTACGGCGGATAAATTCGACACGAGCAAGATCGTGCCGACCGTGCTCGACGGCATCAAGGAATCGTCTCCGGACGGGAAGCTCTATGCGCTGGCGCCGTTGTTCAGCTCCTCCGCGTTGTTCTACAACAAGAAGATGTTCCAAGACGCGGGGGTCGCGTTCCCGACGGACAACATGACGTGGGACCAAGTGTTCGACTTGGGCCGCCAGCTGTCGGGCGGCGAAGGCGAAAACCAGAAGTACGGCTTCTCGTTCACGACGTACCAAGGCGGAGACTCGTTCTACGAGATGCAGATGTACACCCAACCGCTGCAGCTGAGCTATTACGATCAGACGGGCGACAAGATGGCCGTCGATTCCGACAGCTGGGAGAACGTATGGAAGAAGATCGTCGACCTGCGCAAGCAGAAGATCATCCCGGGTCCTCCGAACTGGGAGGCGCAGCCGATGAAGGAGCCGGGACCGTTCGACTGGGATAACTTCTTGTCGGGCCGTACGGCGATGGCGATTTCGAGCTACTATTATATCAACGAACTTATCAATGCGAACAAGACGGCCGAGACGAACGACAAGCTCGATCCGATCGATTGGGACGTCGTCACGCTGCCGACGCATCCGGAAGCGCCGGGCATCGGCGGGCAGATTTACCTGCAAGGCATGATGGGCATCAACGCGAAAGCGCAAAACGACAAAGACGCATGGGAATTCATGAAGTTCGTCAACGGCGACGACTGGGCACGCTTGAAATCCAGAAGCCAAGGCACGCTTGTTTCGAACAAGGAGTATCTCCAGCCGAAGGAAGGCATGAGTTACAACATCGGCGCGTTCTATCAGCTCAAGCCGGCGCCGATCCAAGACGAGATGGAGATGTACCGCAAGTACCCGAACATCTATATGGTGCAGTCTATCGGTCAGCAGAAGTTCCAAGAAGTGCTCGACGGCAAGAAGGAAGTGCGTCAAGCGCTCAAGGAATGGCAGACGGAAGGCGACGCGATGCTGCAGCAGATGCGCGAGGACCCGAACTTCCAAGGCGGGAACTGGGGCGAGCCGGGCATGCCGGAACCGCTGCCGATCGACACCGAAGCGAAAGCCGAAGAGGCTGCAACGGAAGAAGCTGTCGAAGTCACCGAATAA
- a CDS encoding 2'-5' RNA ligase family protein, producing the protein MNFGIVIFPPKDVQDAANSYRKRFDPHYSLIQPHLTIRESESWDPPTLANAVERLSDVAAKLPPVEVKLNRFSTFYPVSNVVYMALENPKPLERLHEAVCDGPLAVRERKYSFTPHLTVAQGVGGDEMHDIYSSLRPIPLAFSFVVDRLHLLYQTDNGAWTAHQTFLLQG; encoded by the coding sequence GTGAATTTCGGCATCGTCATCTTTCCTCCGAAGGACGTACAGGACGCGGCCAACAGTTATCGCAAGCGGTTCGACCCGCATTACAGCCTCATCCAGCCGCACCTGACGATCCGAGAGTCCGAATCGTGGGATCCGCCGACGCTTGCGAACGCCGTGGAGCGACTAAGCGACGTCGCGGCGAAGCTGCCGCCGGTCGAAGTGAAGCTGAACCGATTTTCGACGTTTTATCCGGTTTCCAACGTCGTCTACATGGCGCTCGAAAACCCGAAGCCGTTGGAACGACTGCATGAAGCGGTATGCGACGGTCCCCTCGCCGTCCGCGAACGGAAATACAGCTTCACCCCGCATCTGACCGTCGCCCAGGGCGTCGGAGGCGACGAGATGCACGATATTTATTCCAGTCTGCGGCCGATCCCGCTTGCCTTCTCGTTCGTCGTCGATCGACTCCACCTGCTGTACCAGACGGACAACGGCGCGTGGACCGCGCATCAGACGTTCCTTCTGCAAGGCTAA
- a CDS encoding YsnF/AvaK domain-containing protein produces MGFFDRLFKGGMQEEEFEESRVADTEFADEEFADTEFAAEDDATLRLREEELEIRKDRVKTGEVVLHKDIVEEQQRVAVPVAHDEVVIERRALDHSPSSEPIAEEETVHIPVTAERVDVDKRTVVREEISAHKREVEETECVDEVLHKEVAHVETDGDAVVTETDAYR; encoded by the coding sequence ATGGGTTTTTTCGATCGGTTGTTTAAGGGCGGGATGCAAGAAGAGGAATTCGAGGAAAGCCGGGTCGCCGACACGGAATTTGCGGACGAAGAGTTCGCGGATACGGAGTTCGCGGCCGAAGACGACGCCACGCTGCGCCTGCGCGAGGAAGAGCTGGAAATTCGGAAAGACCGCGTGAAAACCGGCGAGGTCGTCCTGCATAAGGACATCGTCGAGGAACAGCAACGCGTCGCCGTTCCGGTCGCGCACGACGAAGTCGTTATCGAGCGCCGCGCCCTCGATCATTCGCCTTCGAGCGAACCTATCGCCGAAGAAGAGACCGTTCATATTCCCGTAACGGCGGAACGCGTAGACGTCGACAAGCGCACGGTCGTCCGCGAAGAAATTTCGGCCCATAAGCGCGAAGTCGAAGAGACCGAATGCGTCGACGAAGTGCTCCACAAGGAAGTGGCGCATGTCGAAACCGACGGGGACGCCGTCGTGACGGAGACGGACGCATACCGGTAA
- a CDS encoding efflux RND transporter periplasmic adaptor subunit produces the protein MFMRWWTDASRRPNRSARVAFALTLAAALAVTSGCSLLPKEAEEEVLPTITPPKLSEKPTYDVRVETIEQKVQGIGKIMSLREENLFFTSSGETGGAGSFRVKEVYVKSGETVAAGDLIAVLDVAEKERELRRQKLEFRQEELKMIDILRKADEYEPEELEQLKVDFELKRTTLVELEETIANAQLTAPFDGSVVSLKVKAGDTVAAYDTIAVLADLSELAVAVDFSRDDLNKVAVGMDAVVSISAAGEHKGKVERLPTAEEDNNNGNPNPNQPEEDSVDNYLLVELESWPEGVTRGTPLSVTVVTDRIEQAVVIPPAALRSYNGRSYVQVVDGEGNKAEVDVEVGKQTSTQVQIVKGLEPGQKVVGR, from the coding sequence ATGTTTATGAGATGGTGGACGGACGCTTCAAGGCGTCCTAACCGTTCCGCGCGCGTCGCGTTCGCATTGACTTTGGCGGCGGCGCTCGCCGTCACCTCCGGCTGCTCGCTGTTGCCGAAGGAAGCCGAGGAGGAAGTGCTGCCGACGATTACGCCGCCGAAGCTGTCGGAGAAGCCGACGTACGACGTTCGCGTCGAGACGATCGAGCAGAAGGTGCAGGGCATCGGCAAAATTATGTCGCTGCGCGAGGAGAACCTGTTCTTCACGAGCAGCGGCGAGACGGGCGGCGCCGGCAGCTTCCGCGTCAAGGAAGTGTACGTGAAGTCGGGCGAGACGGTCGCGGCGGGCGATTTGATCGCCGTGCTGGACGTCGCCGAGAAGGAGCGCGAGCTGCGCCGGCAGAAGCTCGAGTTCCGGCAGGAAGAGCTGAAGATGATCGACATTCTCCGCAAGGCGGACGAATACGAGCCGGAGGAGTTGGAGCAGCTGAAGGTCGATTTCGAGCTGAAGCGGACGACGCTCGTCGAGCTGGAAGAGACGATCGCGAACGCGCAGCTGACGGCGCCGTTCGACGGCTCGGTCGTGTCGCTTAAGGTGAAGGCCGGCGATACGGTAGCGGCGTACGACACGATCGCGGTGCTCGCGGACTTGTCCGAGCTCGCCGTGGCGGTCGACTTCTCGCGGGACGATCTGAATAAGGTCGCCGTCGGCATGGACGCGGTCGTCAGCATCAGCGCGGCCGGCGAGCATAAGGGGAAGGTCGAGCGGCTGCCGACGGCCGAAGAAGACAATAACAACGGCAACCCGAATCCGAATCAGCCCGAGGAGGATTCGGTGGACAACTATTTGCTCGTCGAGCTCGAGTCGTGGCCGGAAGGCGTGACGCGCGGCACGCCGCTCAGCGTGACGGTCGTTACGGATCGGATCGAGCAAGCGGTCGTCATTCCGCCGGCGGCGCTGCGATCGTATAACGGCCGAAGCTACGTGCAGGTCGTAGACGGCGAGGGGAACAAGGCGGAGGTGGACGTCGAGGTCGGCAAGCAGACGTCGACGCAGGTTCAGATCGTGAAGGGGCTCGAGCCCGGACAGAAAGTAGTTGGTCGCTAA